In Streptomyces capitiformicae, one genomic interval encodes:
- the gatA gene encoding Asp-tRNA(Asn)/Glu-tRNA(Gln) amidotransferase subunit GatA, with the protein MTDSIIKLTAAEIAEKIASGELTAVQVTEAHLARIEAVDEKVHAFLHVDSESALAQARAVDEKKARGEKLGPLAGVPLALKDIFTTVGIPTTVGSKILEGWIPPYDATLTKRLKDADVVILGKTNMDEFAMGSSTENSAYGPTGNPWDLTRIPGGSGGGSSASLASFQAPLAIGTDTGGSIRQPAAVTGTVGVKPTYGAVSRYGMVAFSSSLDQGGPCARTVLDAALLHEVIAGHDPLDSTSIDAPVPPVVEAARNGSVAGMRVGVVKQFRGEGYQAGVVQRFDEAVELLKGLGAEIVELDCPSFDLALAAYYLIAPSECSSNLARFDGLRYGLRTGDDGTNSAEAVTSLTREAGFGPEVKRRIMLGTYALSSGYYDAYYGSAQKVRTLITRDFEKSFEKVDVIVSPTTPTTAFPIGERADDPMAMYLADLCTIPTNLAGNAAMSLPCGLAPEDGLPVGLQIIAPAMQDDRLYKVGAAVEAAFVEKWGHPLLEEAPSL; encoded by the coding sequence ATGACCGACAGCATCATCAAGCTCACCGCGGCCGAGATCGCCGAGAAGATCGCTTCCGGCGAGCTCACGGCCGTACAGGTCACCGAGGCCCACCTGGCCCGCATCGAGGCCGTCGACGAGAAGGTGCACGCCTTCCTGCACGTCGACAGCGAGAGCGCCCTCGCCCAGGCCCGCGCCGTCGACGAGAAGAAGGCCAGGGGTGAGAAGCTCGGCCCCCTCGCCGGTGTTCCGCTGGCGCTGAAGGACATCTTCACCACCGTCGGGATTCCCACCACCGTCGGGTCGAAGATCCTCGAAGGGTGGATTCCGCCCTATGACGCCACCCTCACCAAGAGGCTGAAGGACGCGGACGTCGTCATCCTCGGCAAGACCAACATGGACGAGTTCGCCATGGGGTCCAGCACCGAGAACAGCGCGTACGGGCCCACCGGCAACCCGTGGGACCTCACCCGTATCCCCGGCGGCTCCGGCGGCGGTTCCTCCGCCTCCCTCGCCTCCTTCCAGGCGCCCCTCGCCATCGGTACCGACACCGGCGGATCGATCCGCCAGCCCGCCGCCGTCACCGGCACGGTGGGCGTCAAGCCGACGTACGGGGCCGTGTCCCGCTACGGCATGGTGGCGTTCTCGTCCTCCCTCGACCAGGGCGGGCCCTGCGCCCGTACGGTCCTGGACGCGGCCCTCCTCCACGAGGTCATCGCCGGACACGACCCGCTCGACTCCACCTCCATCGACGCCCCGGTCCCGCCGGTCGTCGAGGCCGCCCGCAACGGCTCGGTCGCGGGTATGCGCGTCGGCGTCGTCAAGCAGTTCCGCGGCGAGGGCTACCAGGCCGGTGTCGTACAGCGGTTCGACGAGGCCGTCGAGCTCCTCAAGGGGCTGGGTGCCGAGATCGTCGAGCTGGACTGCCCGTCCTTCGACCTGGCGCTGGCCGCGTACTACCTCATCGCACCGAGCGAGTGTTCGAGCAACCTTGCCCGCTTCGACGGTCTGCGCTACGGCCTGCGTACCGGCGACGACGGCACGAACTCCGCCGAGGCGGTCACCTCCCTCACCCGTGAGGCGGGCTTCGGCCCGGAGGTCAAGCGCCGCATCATGCTCGGCACGTACGCGCTCAGCTCCGGCTACTACGACGCGTACTACGGCTCCGCCCAGAAGGTCCGTACGCTCATCACCCGCGACTTCGAGAAGTCGTTCGAGAAGGTGGATGTGATCGTCTCCCCGACGACGCCGACCACCGCCTTCCCCATCGGTGAGCGTGCCGACGACCCGATGGCGATGTACCTCGCCGACCTGTGCACCATCCCGACCAACCTCGCGGGCAACGCCGCGATGTCCCTGCCCTGCGGTCTCGCGCCGGAGGACGGACTGCCGGTCGGCCTGCAGATCATCGCCCCGGCGATGCAGGACGACCGCCTTTACAAGGTGGGCGCTGCTGTGGAGGCCGCCTTCGTGGAAAAGTGGGGCCACCCGCTTCTCGAGGAGGCTCCGTCGCTGTGA
- a CDS encoding methionine synthase, which yields MNENFSFGAATGIGSMPGGDAREAAKTITGTFEWPDGGMPYLPELPARGPGADMIGRTAGLLVELYARVEPSGWRIGDRPGRDTKRARSWLGEDLDALEEFTQGYEGPLKVQAVGPWTLAAALELKNGEVALSDPGACRDLAGSLAEGLRLHLAEVRRRVPGATIVLQLDEPSLIAVLRGQVKTASGYRTHRGVDRQRVEATLRDIIGVHTTEGAVVVHSCAPDVPFALLRRAGAAAISFDFSLLTERDDDAIGEAVEGGTKLFAGVVPTAEGPLSDPAGSVMGVRTLWRRLGLHPGLLADAVTVTPSCGLAGVSPAYARQALAHCVKAARSLADNPE from the coding sequence GTGAACGAGAACTTCAGCTTCGGCGCAGCCACCGGTATCGGCTCCATGCCCGGCGGCGACGCCAGGGAGGCCGCCAAGACCATCACGGGGACGTTCGAGTGGCCGGACGGCGGGATGCCGTATCTGCCCGAGCTGCCCGCCCGCGGCCCCGGCGCCGACATGATCGGCAGAACAGCCGGCCTGCTGGTCGAGTTGTACGCGCGCGTGGAGCCCAGTGGCTGGCGGATCGGGGACCGGCCGGGCCGGGACACCAAGCGGGCGAGGTCGTGGCTGGGCGAGGACCTGGACGCGCTGGAGGAGTTCACGCAGGGGTACGAGGGCCCGCTCAAGGTGCAGGCCGTCGGACCGTGGACGCTCGCCGCCGCGCTGGAGCTGAAGAACGGCGAGGTGGCCCTCTCCGACCCCGGCGCCTGCCGGGACCTCGCCGGCTCACTGGCGGAAGGGTTGCGGCTGCACCTCGCCGAGGTACGGCGGCGCGTGCCCGGCGCCACCATCGTGCTTCAGCTCGACGAGCCGTCCCTCATCGCCGTACTGCGCGGGCAGGTCAAGACCGCCAGCGGCTACCGCACACACCGCGGCGTGGACCGTCAACGCGTCGAGGCCACGCTCCGGGACATCATCGGCGTCCACACCACGGAAGGGGCGGTCGTCGTCCACTCCTGCGCCCCTGACGTACCCTTCGCGCTGCTCCGCCGAGCCGGCGCCGCCGCGATCTCCTTCGACTTCTCGCTGCTCACCGAGCGTGACGACGACGCGATCGGGGAAGCCGTGGAGGGAGGCACGAAGCTGTTCGCCGGTGTTGTGCCGACCGCGGAGGGCCCACTGTCAGACCCTGCCGGTAGCGTCATGGGTGTCAGGACGCTGTGGCGCAGGCTGGGGCTGCATCCGGGGCTTCTCGCGGACGCGGTGACGGTCACTCCGTCGTGCGGGCTCGCGGGGGTCTCCCCGGCGTACGCGCGGCAGGCGCTCGCCCACTGCGTCAAGGCGGCGAGATCTCTCGCGGACAACCCAGAGTAA
- the gatB gene encoding Asp-tRNA(Asn)/Glu-tRNA(Gln) amidotransferase subunit GatB: MTTMTDLVSYEDALASYDPVMGLEVHVELGTKTKMFCGCSTELGQDANTQTCPVCLGLPGALPVVNATGVESAIKIGLALNCEIAEWCRFARKNYFYPDMPKNFQTSQYDEPIAFNGYLDVQLEDGEVFRVEIERAHMEEDTGKSTHVGGATGRIHGASHSLLDYNRAGIPLIEIVTKPIVGAGERAPEVAKAYVRELREVIKALGVSEARMEMGQMRCDVNLSLRPNGTEKFGTRSETKNVNSLRSVERAARFEIQRHAAVLSGGGTIIQETRHFHEDTGSTTSGRVKEEAEDYRYFPEPDLVPVAPSREWVEEIRSALPELPLVRRNRLREEWGISGTDMQALLNAGALEPIVATIEAGADAASARKWWMGELARSANESGKALDELAITPAQVARVTELVSKGDLNDKLARQVIEGVLAGEGTPDEVVEKRGLKVVSDEGALTTAVEEAIAGNPAIADKIRGGKVAAAGALVGAVMKATRGQADAARVKELILEKLGVSEG; this comes from the coding sequence GTGACCACCATGACCGACCTGGTGTCGTACGAGGACGCGCTGGCGTCGTACGACCCCGTCATGGGCCTTGAGGTCCATGTCGAACTCGGCACCAAGACCAAGATGTTCTGCGGCTGTTCGACCGAGCTCGGTCAGGACGCCAACACGCAGACCTGCCCCGTCTGCCTCGGCCTGCCCGGCGCGCTCCCGGTCGTCAACGCGACCGGCGTCGAGTCGGCGATCAAGATCGGTCTCGCGCTGAACTGCGAGATCGCCGAGTGGTGCCGCTTCGCCCGGAAGAACTACTTCTATCCGGACATGCCGAAGAACTTCCAGACCTCCCAGTACGACGAGCCCATCGCCTTCAACGGCTACCTCGACGTGCAGTTGGAGGACGGCGAGGTCTTCCGCGTGGAGATCGAGCGCGCCCACATGGAGGAGGACACCGGCAAGTCCACCCACGTGGGCGGTGCCACGGGCCGCATCCACGGCGCGTCCCACTCGCTGCTCGACTACAACCGCGCGGGCATCCCGCTCATCGAGATCGTCACCAAGCCGATCGTCGGGGCCGGGGAGCGCGCGCCGGAGGTCGCCAAGGCGTACGTCCGTGAGCTGCGCGAGGTCATCAAGGCGCTCGGCGTCTCGGAAGCCCGTATGGAGATGGGCCAGATGCGCTGCGACGTGAACCTGTCGCTGCGCCCGAACGGCACCGAGAAGTTCGGTACGCGTTCCGAGACGAAGAACGTGAACTCGCTGCGCTCCGTGGAGCGTGCCGCTCGCTTCGAGATCCAGCGGCACGCGGCCGTGCTCAGCGGCGGCGGGACGATCATCCAGGAGACCCGGCACTTCCACGAGGACACGGGGTCGACGACCTCGGGCCGGGTGAAGGAGGAGGCCGAGGACTACCGGTACTTCCCCGAGCCGGACCTGGTGCCGGTGGCCCCCTCGCGTGAGTGGGTCGAGGAGATCCGGTCCGCGCTGCCCGAGCTGCCGCTGGTCCGCCGCAACCGGCTCCGCGAGGAGTGGGGCATCAGCGGCACCGACATGCAGGCGCTCCTCAACGCCGGTGCGCTGGAGCCGATCGTCGCCACCATCGAGGCCGGGGCCGACGCCGCCTCCGCCCGCAAGTGGTGGATGGGTGAGCTGGCCCGCAGCGCCAACGAGTCGGGCAAGGCACTGGACGAGCTGGCCATCACGCCGGCGCAGGTCGCCCGGGTCACCGAGCTGGTCTCGAAGGGCGACCTGAACGACAAGCTGGCCCGCCAGGTCATCGAAGGCGTCCTCGCGGGCGAAGGCACCCCGGACGAGGTCGTCGAGAAGCGCGGTCTGAAGGTCGTCTCCGACGAGGGCGCCCTGACGACGGCCGTCGAGGAGGCCATCGCCGGCAACCCGGCCATCGCGGACAAGATCCGCGGCGGCAAGGTGGCCGCGGCCGGCGCCCTGGTCGGCGCGGTCATGAAGGCCACGCGGGGTCAGGCGGACGCGGCCCGCGTCAAGGAGCTGATCCTGGAGAAGCTGGGCGTCAGCGAGGGCTGA
- a CDS encoding putative bifunctional diguanylate cyclase/phosphodiesterase translates to MEPTESVAPDSRLRLRRVSGAWRWGRSLLMGGRPFEGTRERSGGQETGADPRVGAGWPPGRAGASAPGALLPATVQLTAGPGAGTGGAAPVTAALGDGRGHGLPGHDTERHMAWPALPAAIVGLAGAILGAGFYRAFAGQHALFPSGAVGWSLALLTGIIVGHLVAMGRARWWGGTGSGAALTLSVLLLYGWVPAGMVSLTVVVLVGVARRGRWRQGVLHGAVDILGIGVGALVLRAFGRIPSVERPWDPESWTIYSAPQVALVAVAYLVVTRALLWYLAAPRGGVPTVARTALVRQGLVAVALLGIAPLVCVVATAQPLLLPLFAIPLIALDSTLWIARARAEEQLRDPLTGLPNRQWLLERTWTALDDAERIGARAALMLIDLDRFRSVNDTLGHLAGDRLLLQIADRLRVALPRGAEAARLGGDEFAVLLPIADSTTSASRVARNLVAALGSPLDLDGLTLVLEASAGLAVFPDHALDAEGLLRRADVAMYQAKRDRTGVEVYESKRDSNTPDRLGLLGDLRRALDAQEVELHYQPKVRFDGQVAGLEALVRWVHPERGKVPPDEFIAIAESSGLMPHLTEYVLETALGQVARWRAQGLHVPVAVNVSPRDVHTPGFAGAVAARLARHGVPAGALQLEITEHVLLEDPQRAADTLAGLTGHGVKMSLDDFGTGYSSLVHLRRLPVSELKIDRSFVARLAVDNEDAEIVRCTVDLAHSLGLLVVAEGVEDDETWERLRDLGCDAVQGWLVAAAMPPDETTAWLRARGSRGWQRPAAALPAATADE, encoded by the coding sequence ATGGAACCGACCGAGAGCGTCGCCCCGGACTCGCGGCTGCGCCTGCGCCGGGTGTCCGGGGCCTGGCGATGGGGGCGTTCCCTGCTCATGGGGGGACGCCCGTTCGAGGGAACTCGAGAACGGAGCGGCGGACAGGAGACCGGCGCGGACCCTCGGGTCGGCGCCGGGTGGCCACCGGGCCGTGCGGGCGCGAGCGCACCCGGCGCCCTCCTGCCGGCGACGGTACAGCTCACCGCCGGCCCCGGAGCCGGCACCGGCGGGGCCGCACCCGTCACGGCCGCGCTCGGTGACGGCCGAGGGCACGGGCTGCCCGGCCACGACACCGAGCGGCACATGGCCTGGCCCGCACTGCCCGCCGCGATCGTCGGCCTCGCCGGCGCCATCCTGGGCGCCGGCTTCTACCGGGCCTTCGCCGGGCAGCACGCGCTCTTCCCGTCCGGCGCGGTCGGCTGGTCCCTCGCCCTGCTCACCGGCATCATCGTCGGCCACCTCGTCGCCATGGGCCGCGCCCGCTGGTGGGGCGGCACCGGCTCCGGAGCCGCCCTGACCCTCTCCGTACTGCTGCTGTACGGCTGGGTGCCGGCAGGGATGGTCAGCCTCACCGTCGTGGTCCTCGTCGGCGTCGCCCGCCGGGGCCGCTGGCGGCAGGGCGTGCTGCACGGCGCGGTCGACATCCTCGGCATCGGAGTCGGCGCGCTCGTCCTCCGCGCCTTCGGCCGCATTCCCTCCGTGGAGCGGCCCTGGGACCCCGAGAGCTGGACCATCTACTCGGCGCCCCAGGTGGCGCTCGTCGCCGTCGCCTATCTCGTGGTCACCCGCGCCCTGCTCTGGTACCTGGCCGCGCCGCGCGGCGGTGTACCCACCGTCGCCCGTACGGCCCTGGTGAGACAGGGGCTCGTCGCCGTCGCGCTGCTCGGCATCGCGCCGCTGGTCTGCGTCGTCGCCACCGCCCAGCCCCTCCTGCTGCCCCTGTTCGCCATCCCGCTCATCGCGCTCGACTCCACCCTGTGGATCGCGCGTGCCCGGGCGGAGGAACAACTGCGCGACCCGCTCACCGGACTGCCGAACCGTCAATGGCTGCTCGAACGGACCTGGACCGCCCTGGACGACGCCGAACGCATCGGGGCGAGAGCGGCACTGATGCTGATCGACCTTGATCGTTTCAGGTCCGTCAATGACACGCTCGGGCATCTCGCGGGCGACCGGCTGCTGCTGCAGATAGCTGATCGGCTGCGAGTGGCGCTGCCGCGCGGAGCGGAGGCCGCGCGGCTCGGCGGCGACGAGTTCGCCGTACTGCTGCCCATCGCCGACTCCACGACGTCCGCGTCGCGTGTCGCCCGCAACCTCGTCGCCGCGCTCGGCTCACCGCTCGACCTCGACGGGCTCACCCTCGTCCTGGAGGCCAGCGCCGGGCTCGCCGTCTTCCCCGACCACGCGCTCGACGCGGAGGGGCTGCTGCGGCGGGCGGACGTGGCGATGTACCAGGCGAAGCGGGACCGTACCGGCGTCGAGGTCTACGAGTCCAAACGGGACTCCAACACCCCCGACCGGCTCGGACTCCTCGGTGACCTCCGGCGCGCGCTGGACGCGCAGGAGGTCGAGCTGCACTACCAGCCGAAGGTCCGCTTCGACGGGCAGGTCGCCGGCCTGGAGGCGCTCGTGCGGTGGGTGCATCCCGAGCGCGGGAAGGTACCGCCGGACGAGTTCATAGCGATCGCCGAGTCGTCCGGGCTGATGCCGCACCTCACCGAGTACGTCCTGGAGACGGCCCTCGGGCAGGTGGCACGGTGGCGGGCGCAGGGTCTGCATGTGCCGGTCGCCGTGAACGTGTCGCCGCGTGATGTCCACACCCCCGGTTTCGCCGGGGCCGTGGCCGCGCGGCTCGCCCGGCACGGGGTTCCCGCCGGGGCGTTGCAGCTCGAGATAACGGAACACGTGCTCCTGGAGGATCCGCAGCGGGCCGCGGACACCCTGGCCGGGCTGACCGGGCACGGGGTGAAGATGTCGCTCGACGACTTCGGGACCGGGTACTCGTCGCTGGTCCATCTGCGGCGGCTGCCCGTGAGCGAGCTGAAGATCGACCGGTCGTTCGTGGCGCGGCTGGCCGTCGACAACGAGGACGCGGAGATCGTGCGCTGCACGGTGGATCTCGCGCATTCCCTGGGGCTGCTCGTCGTCGCCGAGGGCGTCGAGGACGACGAGACGTGGGAGCGGTTGCGGGACCTTGGGTGCGATGCGGTTCAGGGGTGGCTGGTCGCCGCGGCCATGCCGCCGGACGAGACGACGGCGTGGCTGCGGGCGCGGGGGTCACGGGGTTGGCAGCGGCCGGCGGCGGCGCTGCCCGCGGCGACGGCGGACGAGTAG
- the ligA gene encoding NAD-dependent DNA ligase LigA has product MAGDKDAQTAPTAASVPTEASAPAEAREKHARLAEQIEEHRFRYYVKDAPVIDDAEFDSLLRTLEALEEEYPELRTPDSPTQKVAGAYETEFTAVQHRQRMLSLDNAFTDEELAAWADRVAKDVGTPDYHLLCELKVDGLAVNLTYEHGRLTRAATRGDGRTGEDITPNVRTIAEIPDRLKGDKVPDLVEIRGEVYFPMEKFAELNERLVAAGDKPFANPRNAAAGSLRQKDPRVTATRPLHMVVHGIGALEGFKDGLTRLSQAYDLLKTWGLPTARHNRVVDDLDGVREFITHYGENRHSVEHEIDGAVVKLDEIPLQGRLGSTSRAPRWAIAYKYAPEEVNTKLVNIRVGVGRTGRVTPYAQVEPVTVAGSEVEFATLHNQDVVKAKGVLIGDTVVLRKAGDVIPEILGPVVDLRDGSEREFVMPATCPECGEPLAPAKEGDIDLRCPNSRSCPAQLRERLFYLAGRKCLDIEHFGYVAAAALTKPLEPSDPPLLDEGDLFDLTIEQLLPIKAYVLDQDSGLPKRDPKTGEEKIATVFANQEGAPRKNAVAMLENIQAAKERPLARILTGLSIRHVGPVAAEALAREFRSIERIEQATQEELATTDGVGPIIAASLKEWFAVDWHQEILRKWRAAGVRMEEEGSGEDQGPRPLEGLTVVVTGTLEHHTRDGAKEALQSRGAKVTGSVSKKTSFVVVGENPGSKFDKAMQLKVPVLNEDGFTVLLEQGPEAAGEVALPTEE; this is encoded by the coding sequence GTGGCCGGCGACAAGGACGCACAGACTGCCCCGACCGCAGCATCCGTACCCACCGAGGCGTCGGCACCCGCCGAGGCCCGGGAGAAGCACGCGCGTCTCGCTGAGCAGATCGAGGAGCACCGCTTCCGGTACTACGTGAAGGACGCCCCCGTCATCGACGACGCGGAGTTCGACAGCCTCCTGCGGACGCTCGAAGCGCTGGAGGAGGAGTACCCGGAGCTGCGCACGCCCGACTCGCCGACCCAGAAGGTCGCGGGGGCGTACGAGACGGAGTTCACCGCCGTCCAGCACCGCCAGCGCATGCTCTCCCTCGACAACGCCTTCACGGACGAGGAGTTGGCGGCCTGGGCCGACCGCGTCGCCAAGGACGTCGGCACGCCCGACTACCACCTGCTGTGCGAGCTCAAGGTCGACGGCCTCGCCGTCAACCTCACCTACGAGCACGGCCGCCTCACCCGCGCCGCGACCCGTGGCGACGGCCGCACCGGCGAGGACATCACGCCGAACGTCCGCACGATCGCCGAGATCCCGGACCGTCTCAAGGGCGACAAGGTCCCTGACCTCGTGGAGATCCGCGGCGAGGTCTACTTCCCGATGGAAAAGTTCGCCGAGCTCAACGAGCGACTGGTCGCGGCCGGCGACAAGCCCTTCGCCAACCCGCGCAACGCGGCGGCCGGTTCACTGCGCCAGAAGGACCCGCGCGTCACCGCCACCCGCCCGCTCCACATGGTGGTGCACGGCATCGGCGCCCTGGAGGGCTTCAAGGACGGCCTCACCCGCCTTTCCCAGGCCTACGACCTGCTCAAGACCTGGGGCCTGCCCACAGCCCGGCACAACAGGGTGGTCGACGACCTCGACGGGGTGCGGGAGTTCATCACCCACTACGGAGAGAACCGCCACTCCGTGGAGCACGAGATCGACGGCGCGGTCGTCAAGCTCGACGAGATCCCCCTCCAGGGCCGCCTCGGCTCCACCTCCCGCGCCCCGCGCTGGGCCATCGCCTACAAGTACGCGCCCGAGGAGGTCAACACCAAGCTCGTCAACATCCGTGTAGGTGTGGGACGTACGGGCCGGGTGACGCCGTACGCCCAGGTCGAGCCGGTGACGGTCGCGGGCTCGGAGGTCGAGTTCGCCACCCTGCACAACCAGGACGTGGTCAAGGCCAAGGGCGTCCTCATCGGCGACACGGTGGTGCTGCGCAAGGCCGGTGACGTCATCCCGGAGATCCTCGGACCCGTGGTCGACCTGCGCGACGGCAGCGAGCGCGAGTTCGTGATGCCGGCCACCTGCCCGGAGTGCGGTGAGCCGCTGGCGCCCGCCAAAGAGGGCGACATCGACCTGCGCTGCCCCAACTCCCGCAGTTGTCCGGCCCAGTTGCGCGAACGGCTCTTCTACCTCGCCGGCCGCAAGTGCCTGGACATCGAGCACTTCGGCTACGTCGCCGCCGCCGCGCTCACCAAGCCGCTGGAGCCGTCCGACCCGCCGCTCCTCGACGAGGGAGACCTGTTCGACCTCACCATCGAGCAGTTGCTGCCCATCAAGGCGTACGTCCTCGACCAGGACAGCGGACTGCCCAAGCGCGATCCGAAGACCGGCGAGGAGAAGATCGCCACCGTCTTCGCCAACCAGGAGGGCGCGCCGAGGAAGAACGCGGTCGCGATGCTGGAGAACATCCAGGCGGCCAAGGAGCGGCCGCTCGCGCGCATTCTGACCGGCCTGTCGATCCGGCACGTCGGACCGGTGGCCGCCGAGGCGCTCGCGCGCGAGTTCCGTTCGATCGAGCGTATCGAGCAGGCGACCCAGGAGGAGTTGGCGACCACCGACGGTGTCGGGCCGATCATCGCGGCCTCGCTCAAGGAGTGGTTCGCGGTGGACTGGCATCAGGAGATCCTCCGCAAGTGGCGGGCCGCCGGGGTCCGGATGGAGGAAGAGGGCTCCGGCGAGGACCAGGGTCCCCGGCCGCTCGAAGGACTCACCGTCGTGGTGACCGGCACGCTCGAACACCACACACGCGACGGAGCCAAGGAGGCGCTGCAGAGCCGGGGTGCGAAGGTGACCGGGTCGGTTTCGAAGAAGACCTCGTTTGTGGTGGTCGGTGAGAATCCCGGCTCGAAGTTCGACAAGGCGATGCAGCTCAAGGTGCCGGTTCTGAACGAGGACGGCTTCACGGTTCTGCTCGAACAGGGACCGGAAGCAGCAGGAGAAGTCGCGCTTCCGACCGAGGAGTAG
- a CDS encoding SDR family oxidoreductase — protein MAGMATHVITGAGSGIGAAVARRLYERGDELVLHVRDAGRAKELAAEFPGAKTLVGDLADPDKLSWAFSHQTLPDRVDSLLHIAGVVDLGPVGELTPKSWRHQLNVNLIAPAELTRHFLPQLRAARGHVVFVNSGAGLNAHADWAAYAASKHGLKALADSLRHEEHGNGVRVTTVYPGRTASPMQAKVHQQEGKEYDPSRWISPESVATTILMALDLPRDAEVNDLTVRPGR, from the coding sequence ATGGCGGGCATGGCTACTCATGTGATCACCGGGGCCGGGTCCGGCATCGGCGCGGCCGTGGCCCGCCGTCTGTACGAGCGTGGGGACGAACTCGTCCTGCACGTGCGCGACGCGGGCCGGGCGAAGGAGCTGGCGGCCGAGTTCCCCGGCGCGAAGACCCTGGTCGGCGACCTCGCCGACCCCGACAAGCTGTCCTGGGCCTTCTCCCACCAGACCCTGCCCGACCGGGTGGACTCGTTGCTGCACATCGCGGGCGTGGTCGACCTCGGGCCGGTCGGTGAGCTGACGCCCAAGTCCTGGCGCCACCAGCTCAACGTCAACCTCATCGCCCCCGCCGAGCTGACTCGGCACTTCCTGCCCCAACTCCGGGCTGCCCGTGGGCACGTGGTCTTCGTCAACTCCGGCGCCGGTCTCAACGCCCACGCCGACTGGGCCGCCTATGCCGCCTCCAAGCACGGTCTGAAGGCCCTCGCGGACTCCCTCCGCCACGAGGAGCACGGCAACGGCGTCCGCGTCACGACCGTGTACCCCGGCCGCACCGCCAGCCCCATGCAGGCCAAGGTCCACCAGCAGGAGGGCAAGGAGTACGACCCGTCGAGGTGGATCAGCCCGGAGTCGGTCGCCACCACGATCCTGATGGCGCTGGATCTGCCGAGGGACGCGGAGGTCAACGACCTGACGGTCCGCCCGGGTCGGTAA
- the gatC gene encoding Asp-tRNA(Asn)/Glu-tRNA(Gln) amidotransferase subunit GatC codes for MPGITREEVAHLARLARLELKPEELEHFAGQLDDIIGAVARVSEVADQDVPPTSHPLPLTNVMRADEVRPSLTPEQALSGAPAQEQQRFKVPQILGED; via the coding sequence ATGCCTGGCATCACGCGCGAGGAGGTCGCCCACCTCGCCCGGCTGGCGCGTCTGGAGCTGAAGCCCGAAGAGCTCGAACACTTCGCGGGCCAGCTGGACGACATCATCGGCGCGGTCGCCCGCGTCAGCGAGGTCGCCGACCAAGACGTCCCGCCGACCTCGCACCCGCTGCCGCTGACGAACGTCATGCGCGCGGACGAGGTCCGTCCGTCGCTCACCCCCGAGCAGGCGCTGTCCGGCGCCCCGGCCCAGGAGCAGCAGCGTTTCAAGGTGCCGCAGATCCTGGGGGAGGACTGA